In one Tenuifilum sp. 4138str genomic region, the following are encoded:
- a CDS encoding helix-turn-helix domain-containing protein — translation MVNERLLKLMEHEKVTAAKLADILEVQPSAISHILSGRNKPSFDFIQKLATNFPRLNIDWIITGKGNMYKVAVQQSLFDPPSPLIPKTDNTSSKANDKNDDLHKSPKFTNVNIPVSPKVVKQIIFIYSDNTFEIYYPSKSD, via the coding sequence ATGGTTAATGAAAGATTGCTTAAACTTATGGAGCATGAAAAGGTAACTGCTGCGAAGCTGGCCGATATATTAGAGGTTCAACCCAGCGCCATTTCCCATATACTTTCAGGGCGAAATAAGCCAAGTTTTGACTTTATTCAAAAGCTAGCCACAAATTTCCCAAGGTTGAATATTGATTGGATTATAACCGGCAAGGGTAATATGTACAAGGTTGCAGTTCAACAGTCGCTTTTCGATCCACCATCACCTTTAATCCCTAAAACAGATAATACCAGCTCTAAAGCCAACGATAAAAATGATGATTTGCATAAATCGCCTAAATTTACAAATGTAAACATTCCGGTTTCGCCAAAAGTTGTAAAGCAAATTATTTTTATCTATTCAGATAATACTTTTGAAATATATTATCCATCAAAGTCCGATTAA